CTACGTAGATGTAGAATGTTAATGATACACTAATGGCGGCTGGATACGCCCGTAATGGTGACTTTTGCGGCGGGTATTGCGACTTTATCAATTAGTTCGCACAAGTGCAGGCCGCTTACCAGCAGGTAGCCCGCTAAACCATAAAGAAGAGAACGGTGCCGGCGGCGATGACGCCGGCGCTGCACCACCAGTAGAAGGCGGCGTTGAACAGGGAGGGGTTGCGGACCGCCGTGGTCTTGTGCTTGTCCTGAAGGCCGGCGCGGACCAGCTCACCCAGGCTCCGCTTGCGGTGCCCCGGGCCGGCAGTAGCAGTGGCCCCGGCGTGGTCCGTCGGGTTGAGCGTGATGGTGGGCAACATGAGCGGCGGGCGGTAAGCCAGGTAGAGGGGCTGGACCGGCGAGCCGTCGAACTGGAACAAATGCAGCGCGTGCTTGCCGTGGTACTCGTCGAGCTCGACCGCGAAGCGCTGGAACGTCTCGACTTGGCTGTAGCGCAGGTACGTCGACACGCCCTTGTCCACGCACGGCTCGCTGACGAGCTGGCGCCCGTCGACTTCGAACGGACGCAGGATCAGCGTTCCGTTGGCGAGGATCTCGTACTTGCCGTGCTGGAAGGTCATCACCGCCGAGGGGCACGCAAGGTTCCGCGGGTTGCCCGACACCCGGTACGTGGCCATCTCGAAAAATCCGTCCTCGGTGAACGAGTACGATATGCCCGGTAGAGAAGGCTCAATTAGCAGCTCGTCCGCAGGGTTGTAGAACCCCGGGCCCGTGAACACCTGGTTCGACTTGGCCGACCAAGTCCCGTACAGGTCCTTCGCCGACTGCGCCAGCACCACCGTCGAGAAAAAGCTTGCACACAATAGCGCAGCCGCCGACCAACTGACGTAAACCATCTTCCAGCGCTAATACTATGCCCTAAGAGCTGGGTAGTTCAATATACACGCTGAACAGCTATGTGCTGAGAGCTAGTGAAACGCCTGCGCAACGCAGAAACAGTTTTTAGAATTTTGCTCAGAGCCGCTCGCCTGTCGTATCTCATGACTACAGCTTTTAGATGAGATTCTAAAGGATGCCCGTGAATTATGGGAGTTAATTCTGGCCAACGGACGTTGCGTAACTGGCCCGAGGTTTATCACCCAAATAGTGGCTGTGAGGGGCTCACAGGAGCAAAGCGCGCGGACGCAAATGCGCCGGCCTTAAGGCGACGCCACGTGTGGGCTAAGGCGGATTCCCGAACCCCGATGCATTCGGGCAGGTGACACATAGCAGCGGCAGAACGGTAGAGAAATCCGCGGATCCAGACGTGGATGCCGCTATGTCAACCCAAACTTCGTTAATCCTATATGGCTTTCTTCTTATGTACACTTACTTAAAATAGAATCTAATATCGTAAATACAAGCGAGACGCGAACGGAAAGAGGAGCAGTGCTGCGCTTTGTTTTAGCGTGAAATGAAACTGGAAGTGACGGGATTCGTGCGGAACCCAATGATTATTACTATTATTACGATGAACTTTAAATGAAAACGGTAATGAAGATGCTCGGAATGAAAAAGGACAGCGCGGGAAAATTACCCCAGGAAAGCCGTTATACCAATGAGTTCGCATTCCCAATTGCCAGTGATATCAAGGATGATCTATTACTTGTGCTGCTGGTCTGTTCTTCCTTAGCGGCGCCCGTGAAGATGTATGTGTGGCCAGCGAACTTGGCGCGCGGGGGCACGGTGTAGGTACTGGTGGGGTCGTAGTTCTCTTTGTCGTTACCCATGATACTGTAGTTGGTCTCCTCGTCGCGGTTGCGCTTCTGAGATATGCTATTGACGCTCACTGAGCTTCCGCAGGCGCTGCCTGGCTTCTGGACGCTGAAGGAGTACATCTGGGGGGTGATGGGAGACTGCTGGTTGGAGACGGAGCTGAAGACGCTGCTTTCCGAGTTACTCGTGTTCCGCAGAGGGGTGTAGCTGGAGTGCTGCGAATATGTGGGAGAGGGCATGGAGGGCGCCTCGTAGAACTTGGCGTTGTTGCGCCGCGAAAGGTCCATGGCTGCCGCCAGCTGGAGCTTCTTCTGTAGCGATTCGTGGTATTCTTTTACTTGGTCAACAAATTGTAGAACACCGAACTTCTCGTGGTAGGACTCCAGCAAAGCTGCCGGGCACTTTATGACGCCGTTGATGAAAACGTTTAGCACCAGCGACTCGTTGTTGGTCGATGGGATCGGAGAGAGTAGCAGCGGCCCCAAGTCCTGGTTTGTGAACTTATTGATGATAGAGAATATGCCGTGTGCTAGCTCGAATACCTCATACTTCAAGAGGTCGTACTGCCAGACGGCCAGGTCTATCAGAAACTTCTTGATGTTGATTAACTGGATCTTGTTATCCAggtcctcgtcctcctcggaCACGTCCTCCTCGGTCGCGTTGCTGTCCTGCGAGTTGCGCTTGTTGGCGTACTGCCGATTGTGCTCCAGCTGCCTTTTGTATAGCTCGTACTGTATCAAACAGTTCTCGTCCACGTTGAGCACGTAGTCGTTCACCATCGGCTCGTACACGTCCCAGCTCAGCGTGTCCAGGATGTGGCGCTCCATCTGCGTGAACATCGACTCGTCAAACACGTTCGACCCCCCGCAGTAGTGCACCAGCTCGGACAGACGCGGGATGCGCGCCCGCGGGTTGGGCCCGTAGAAGCGCCCACCCGTAGGCACCGTCACGTTGTTGATGATGTGGTTGCACCCCCCCCACGTCTTCGCCGCCAGCCACAGGCAGGTCGCAATCACCAGCTTCGCCTGGTCCCGTAGCACCACGCGCTTCGAGCAGTAACGGTCGTACAACCGCACCGCGTGGAAAAAGATCCCGTTCGTCACCCGCGTCttctgcgccagctcgaACGCAAAGTTCACGATCGCAGTCCGCGTGTGCTGGGGGTTCATCTCCGGCTGCTGGTCGATCAGCTTCGGGTCCGGCTTGACCCGGCACGAGTGTTGTAGCACGTTCTCCGAGATCTCTTGGTGGTAGTCCTGGATCGTCTCGTAGTGCGCCAGTAGCTCCGCATTGGACAGCTCGATCGGGTAGTACGTCTGCTTGGCATTCACAATCAGCCCCAGCGGCACATCGCACGACGACACTGACATCTCGGTTGGCTCTGTGCGTCTGATCTTCACCGGTCCGCCAAACCCGCCTGTTATAtaccgccgccgcccacgcAAAAACGCCAACAAACACACGCCGACTATATTGTAGCCAACGCCAATTTTCCTCCATCGCCTGCTCCACGCTCCCAATGGTAAACACACAAGCCCTCACGAAAACCTGAGAATCCTAAAGGTAAACTCTCCGTCCTGACAGAAACCCGCCAGGCGTCCCGCGTTACCGCATTACGTTTCCGGCAGGAATGGCCAAAGATCATGGGCCGGGTTGCCATTCctggcgctggcggagcCCTTCGGCTGCTGCGCCCTGGTCTTCCCATCTTGTGTGCTGCTGGACGCGAAAAGTTCACCAAATTCACAACAGATCAACGCAAACACCAGGTGCCTCGCGCGCGAAAATAGGCGTCGTCGCGCGGCCTGAAGAGGCAAGCACGCGCGCGGGTCGGGAATGCGCACGGTGCGCAAGAGCGCGTCTGTGTAATCTTGTTGTCGATCGTGGGTTGCCGGCAGGCGCGCGGAATGCTGGGACTAGCTGGCGGGGTCTGGTTGGGCATATGA
This is a stretch of genomic DNA from Eremothecium gossypii ATCC 10895 chromosome VI, complete sequence. It encodes these proteins:
- the ROT1 gene encoding Rot1p (Syntenic homolog of Saccharomyces cerevisiae YMR200W (ROT1)), which produces MVYVSWSAAALLCASFFSTVVLAQSAKDLYGTWSAKSNQVFTGPGFYNPADELLIEPSLPGISYSFTEDGFFEMATYRVSGNPRNLACPSAVMTFQHGKYEILANGTLILRPFEVDGRQLVSEPCVDKGVSTYLRYSQVETFQRFAVELDEYHGKHALHLFQFDGSPVQPLYLAYRPPLMLPTITLNPTDHAGATATAGPGHRKRSLGELVRAGLQDKHKTTAVRNPSLFNAAFYWWCSAGVIAAGTVLFFMV
- the CLN1 gene encoding cyclin CLN1 (Syntenic homolog of Saccharomyces cerevisiae YPL256C (CLN2) and YMR199W (CLN1)) — translated: MSVSSCDVPLGLIVNAKQTYYPIELSNAELLAHYETIQDYHQEISENVLQHSCRVKPDPKLIDQQPEMNPQHTRTAIVNFAFELAQKTRVTNGIFFHAVRLYDRYCSKRVVLRDQAKLVIATCLWLAAKTWGGCNHIINNVTVPTGGRFYGPNPRARIPRLSELVHYCGGSNVFDESMFTQMERHILDTLSWDVYEPMVNDYVLNVDENCLIQYELYKRQLEHNRQYANKRNSQDSNATEEDVSEEDEDLDNKIQLINIKKFLIDLAVWQYDLLKYEVFELAHGIFSIINKFTNQDLGPLLLSPIPSTNNESLVLNVFINGVIKCPAALLESYHEKFGVLQFVDQVKEYHESLQKKLQLAAAMDLSRRNNAKFYEAPSMPSPTYSQHSSYTPLRNTSNSESSVFSSVSNQQSPITPQMYSFSVQKPGSACGSSVSVNSISQKRNRDEETNYSIMGNDKENYDPTSTYTVPPRAKFAGHTYIFTGAAKEEQTSSTSNRSSLISLAIGNANSLV